The proteins below are encoded in one region of Chrysemys picta bellii isolate R12L10 chromosome 4, ASM1138683v2, whole genome shotgun sequence:
- the MYOG gene encoding myogenin, with amino-acid sequence MELFETSPYFFPDQRFYDGENYLSSRLQGYEQGVYQERPGLGLCPEGRTGLEEKGSPLPEHCPGQCLPWACKICKRKTVSIDRRRAATLREKRRLKKVNEAFEALKRSTLLNPNQRLPKVEILRSAIQYIERLQSLLSTLNQQEREQRDLRYRSTASQPGVASECGSNSASCSPEWSTQLEFSSHPGDHLLNDESSEDHNLHSLSSIVESIAVEDVAVTFQEERVQN; translated from the exons ATGGAGCTCTTCGAGACCAGCCCTTacttctttccagaccagagaTTTTATGATGGCGAAAACTATTTGAGCTCCCGTCTGCAGGGCTACGAGCAGGGGGTGTACCAGGAGCGGCCGGGCCTGGGGCTGTGTCCGGAGGGCAGGACAGGGCTGGAGGAGAAGGGCTCGCCCCTGCCTGAGCACTGCCCCGGCCAGTGTCTGCCCTGGGCGTGCAAGATCTGCAAGAGGAAAACGGTCTCCATCGACCGGCGCCGCGCCGCCACCCTGCGGGAGAAGCGGAGGTTAAAAAAGGTGAATGAGGCCTTCGAGGCCCTGAAACGGAGCACGTTACTGAACCCCAACCAACGGCTGCCCAAGGTGGAGATCCTGCGCAGCGCCATCCAGTACATCGAGCGCCTGCAGAGTCTGCTCAGCACCCTCAACCAGCAGGAGCGGGAGCAGAGGGACCTGCGTTACCGCAGCACTGCCTCGCAGCCAGGG GTGGCCAGTGAGTGTGGGTCCAACAGCGCCTCCTGCAGCCCAGAGTGGAGCAcccagctggagttcagcagtcaccCTGGAG ATCACTTGTTAAATGACGAGTCCTCTGAAGACCACAACCTCCACTCCCTGTCCTCAATTGTTGAAAGCATCGCGGTGGAGGATGTGGCCGTCACGTTCCAAGAAGAGAGGGTTCAAAACTGA